The stretch of DNA ATTTAGTAACCATTACTACTGTGAACTTTTAGAGTTAATGGAAGGTAATAAAAATTATCTACAATTAGAAGAATCTAAAAAAATTACTAGTTAAGGATTAGTTATGCAGAGTGTGTTAGAACGCCTTAAAGAGAAAAAGTTAGAAATTAAGGATAAATTGAAAAGCAGAGGTCTTTTTATAAAAATAGAAAAAATTGATAACAAAACAATATATCACACAAAGATGATGAATGATTTATATACGTTTGGAGTTCATAGAAGACAAAATAATAAGTTTTTTATCGCATTTAGAGGATTATTTAATCAAGCAAAAATAACACCTTTTAATTTATTTTCTATAAAAGGAGATGATAAATTTTTAGGTATTTATTATGGTTATAGAAAACCAGTACAAAATATCATAACAAAATATGAAGAAAATGGCTTTATGAGGTCATATACCTTCTCAAAGGTTTATTACATAGAATTTAGATTTAAAAAAGGAAGTGTGTTTTGTTATATTAAGGGAATATCTCGTTTGATTAAGCAAAAAAAATCAGAGACACAATATAGTCAATTTTTACTTGAACTAATAATTAATTTAGAAGAACAAGTATACGATTTTTACAGTAAAAAATTACCAGAAGGAGGCATTATAACTAAATGGATAGAAAAAAACCTAAAGTAATTACGATCGCATCAATTAAAGGAGGTGTTGGAAAAAGTACAAGTGCTATCATATTTGCAACATTATTATCCCAAAAACATAAAGTACTTTTAATCGATATGGATACCCAAGCTTCGGTTACTAGTTATTTCTTTAACGAGATAAAAGAAAAAAATATAAATTTAATGGAAAAAAATATATGTGAAGTTTTAAAAGGAGATTTAGAGATTGCTAATGCAATTTTTAATATTGAAAGTAGTTTAGATTTACTTCCTAGTTATTTAACCTTACATAGTTTAAATGAAGATTTTTATTGTGCAAATAGGCATAAATCTATTGATTTAAAGCTAAAGGTAGAATTAAGGAGGTTAAAAGTAAAGTATGATTACATAGTGATTGATACTAATCCTAGTTTAGATTTTACATTAAAATGTTCTTTAAATTCTACTGATTATATAATAGTTCCAATGACAGCTGAGAAATGGACAATTGAAAGCTATGAACTTTTAGAGTTTTTCATTAAAAAATTGGAAAGGTTAATACCAATTTTCTTTATTATAACAAGGTTTAAAAAAAATAATACCCATAAAAAATTATTGAAAATAATTCAAGAAAAGGACACCTTTTTAGGTGTCGTATCTGAAAGGGAAAATTTAAATAAAAGAATAGCAAGTAACAGTAATTTTGATTTAAAGTCGGATTATATCATAGAATATGATCAAATATTGAGTAATTTATTATATCGCATAAGTCTTAATAACGATACGATAGGAGTTTCTAGTATAAGTTATCCAGCGCTGGAAAATTATAAAAATTCAACAGAGTAAAGGAAATTTATGAATAAAAAAAATAATGATGAAATAATAATTAATGCAAGAAACTTAAACAATGATAAAAATTCTATTTTATTAACCAATGATGATATTAACATGAGTGATGACCAAAAAAGATTTAAACTTTTAAAAAGTAAGTTAAAGGATAATATAAAAGATGATATCTATAATAAAATAGAAGCCATGCATATTTTAAGAGAGATAAAGGAAAAAGAATATTATAAGTTAGACGGTTATAAAAGTTTTTCTCAATTTATAAAAGATTATAAGTTGGCTAAATCACAGGCCTATTCTTATTTAAGAATAGCTAGTGCTATTCAAGATGGAATTTTGAAAGAAGAATATCTAGTTGAAAATGGTTTTAGGCAGTCTTTATCCTTTTTGGCGGAAAAAGAAAGTACATCAATAAAGAAATCAAGAGTAAATCCAATAAAACCATTAAGATTTCAGCTTAAGAATCAAGAAAGTTATGATTTTTATAAGCAAAATGCTAAGTTTACAAATTTTTTAATGGATGAACTTTTTAAAGACAAAAAAGATTTACTCGAAGAGTTTATGAAGAAATTTAAAAGTTTAAAAGGCTAGGTATAAGGAGTATTTATGAATAATTTAGCATATAAGACATATAGAACAGAATATTATAAAGAAGGAGTTTTTTAATAAGGGATTTACTGAAGAAGCTGTGAATTTTATTTCATAATGATAATTTTAACTTTGAAGTTTTAAGAGAAAAGATGAATTCATTAGAACAGCAAATCATTAATGTAGATAAGAATTTATAAAAGGATGTATCTAATCTAGAAAAAAATTTACTTAAAGAAATACAGAGTAATAATGCGTTACTATTAGAAAAGCTTGGTATAGGAAATAGAATGTTAATTATTATGGCAATGGGATTACCAATAATTATATCTATTGTTATGTTTTTGATAAGTAAGTTCTCTATAAGATAAAAAAGTTATTATAAATAAGGATTGATTTTATTTGCAATTTGTTGTATTTTATGTATCGTTAGTAGTGCTATCATTTTAGTACTACCTTATTATTTTGTTCAATTTAGACAGACTTTAAGTCTTTGTTAGCAAATTTTTCAAGAAAAGGTGCTAACAAAGACTTAATTTTATACTAAATTATTAGTTTTGTACTTAATGATGCTGTCAAAAAATTTTATAAAATTCGACAAATTTAGTTTTTGATATTATTCTTTTTATATATAAAACAAATAATAAGGAAACTAAATATGACAAAAAAAATTGTAAATATAATAACTAGAATGCGTAAAGCAGTTAAGAAACTAAATAAACAACAAGCAATAAAAGTAACAGATATAATAATAAATGAGCAAAGTTCAGTAGTAAATGAAAAACAAGCAGAGATAAACTTTCTAAAGTCTCTCTACAGTTGTGTATGAATTTAGGTGGTGTTGCTAAGAAGCTTAATGGATATGGATATAAATATCAAAATTTTAATGAGGTAATAAGAGAGATAAAGAATGTTATAAAGAGCAATAATTTAGACATTGATTTTGTACAATGTCCAACATTTAAAGTTGCAGGAAATAATACAATTAATGTTGTTACAACAACATTTTATAGTCTCAAGAGTGTATATAGAGAGTCATTTGATATACTTGTTTACAGAGAATGATCCTATTTTTAGGATCAAAAAATCAAATTACATTACCTTAACTTATAGGTTCATATATGACATATGCCAGAAGATATGCTTTTGTAGGATACCTATCAATTGAGATTGAGGTTGACACTGATGCTAGTTCATTGGAGCATATTCAAGAAGCTAATGATAAACTAGCTAATAGTGTAAATGTTCCACTTGTAAATTCTCTCAAGGAAAATAAAGCCTTTAATGTTAAAACAGGAACTAAAAGCATAATAAAACAGCAATCTGTGAGTCATACATCTATAACTAATCTTGAGAGTCTGTCTAAACGTATACCTGCTAAGTATTATTATTACAAGAAATTTCTTCAAGCATCTAAAAAAATGCATGCGGTGTTATATGAGACATTTTTTGATAGTTTAGAAATGATAGATAAGTTTTTAATACAATTAAAGAATGATGATTCTAATATACTTAAGTATTTTGAAACTAAACCAGAACTTAAAACTATAAAGTATTGGAACGACCTTATAAATAATTATTTAACTTATTTTATTTTTTTAATGATAACTTAGATTACTTTAATTACAGAGTGTTAAGAGTAGATTCTTAAAATCTCTTATTAGTTTAAGTAATGACTTCTTAAATGTTTTCACTTCCCTTTCTGATATGGTTGGAGGGGTTTTAGGGTTTAATACTAATACTAAGAAGTCTGATGTTGGGAACTACTTTAAGAAAGTACATGATACTGTTTCATCTACTAAGACATCCCTTGAGAAAATTGTTGCTGATATGAAATCTGATAATAATCCTAATGCTTCTGCAGTTGATACCGCTGTAAAAGCTCTAATTGCTAATACTCTTGATAAGATAATTGATGGTGCTAAAACCGCTAGTGAAGCTATTGGTGATGCTGGTGACTCAATTGGTGATGTTGTTAAAGGTGGTGCTGCTGGTGTTGGTACTAAAGCCGAAGAAGCTTCAGTTAAGTCTCTTAGTGAAGGGATTGGAAAAATTGTAGATGTAGTGCTTAAAAATATAGGAAGTGCTGAGGCTGGAGATGATAAAAAAGCTGAAGATGGTTCTACTGCAAGGGGTAACGATGCTGGTGAAGCAGGTAAATTATTTGGTAATGCAGCTGCTGCTAGTGCTGATGCTGCAAAAAAATCAGCTGCTGATGCAGTTAAAGCAGTAGGAGCAGTAACTGGGGCTGACATATTACAAGCTATGGTTAAAAATGCTGATGCTGCTAAGTTAGCTAAGAATAATGGTGCTGCTAATGCTATTAATGTTAATTCTAAAGATGGGACCATATCAGGGGGTATTGCTTTAAGAGCTATGGCTAAAGATGGTAAATTTGCTAATGTTAATAATGGTGACGCTGATGCGGAGAAAGCAGTTAAGGGAGCAGCTATAAGTGCAGTTACTAAGGCGTTGGATACTCTCACAATAGCAATAAGAAATACTATTGATATAGGGCTTAAGACCCTTAAGGATGCTATGAATATTAATTCTAAAGATACTCTTGTCACTACTGATAAGCAGGTTCCTGAAACTAAGAAGAACTAATAATCAGGACTAAAGAGTATTTAATAACAAATACATAACTAAATAAAGTCATTTTAGGAAAACTATTTCTCTTTATGAGAATTGTTTTCCTTTTTTTGCATTTTAGTAGATTAAATATTTGTACTAAAGATGAGTAAACAAGCTTTGGCTAAACTTTTTTAATTAGGGGTAAATGATTATTCTAAGATTAGTTTTGATTAGTAAGTGAGTAGAATTGTTTATAAAGTAAAGGTAGGAACCAGGTTTCTTAGTTTTTGTTTTTATTGAATGATATGTTTACTTTAGTTGATTGTTTTTTAATTATTTATTTTTTTAAAGTATAAATTGGATTTACTTGATTACAAGTTTTAGATTAGGATTATATTTTT from Borrelia parkeri encodes:
- a CDS encoding DUF226 domain-containing protein, which translates into the protein MQSVLERLKEKKLEIKDKLKSRGLFIKIEKIDNKTIYHTKMMNDLYTFGVHRRQNNKFFIAFRGLFNQAKITPFNLFSIKGDDKFLGIYYGYRKPVQNIITKYEENGFMRSYTFSKVYYIEFRFKKGSVFCYIKGISRLIKQKKSETQYSQFLLELIINLEEQVYDFYSKKLPEGGIITKWIEKNLK
- a CDS encoding chromosome replication/partitioning protein codes for the protein MNKKNNDEIIINARNLNNDKNSILLTNDDINMSDDQKRFKLLKSKLKDNIKDDIYNKIEAMHILREIKEKEYYKLDGYKSFSQFIKDYKLAKSQAYSYLRIASAIQDGILKEEYLVENGFRQSLSFLAEKESTSIKKSRVNPIKPLRFQLKNQESYDFYKQNAKFTNFLMDELFKDKKDLLEEFMKKFKSLKG
- a CDS encoding ParA family protein; its protein translation is MDRKKPKVITIASIKGGVGKSTSAIIFATLLSQKHKVLLIDMDTQASVTSYFFNEIKEKNINLMEKNICEVLKGDLEIANAIFNIESSLDLLPSYLTLHSLNEDFYCANRHKSIDLKLKVELRRLKVKYDYIVIDTNPSLDFTLKCSLNSTDYIIVPMTAEKWTIESYELLEFFIKKLERLIPIFFIITRFKKNNTHKKLLKIIQEKDTFLGVVSERENLNKRIASNSNFDLKSDYIIEYDQILSNLLYRISLNNDTIGVSSISYPALENYKNSTE
- a CDS encoding ERF family protein, producing the protein MNLGGVAKKLNGYGYKYQNFNEVIREIKNVIKSNNLDIDFVQCPTFKVAGNNTINVVTTTFYSLKSVYRESFDILVYRE